One stretch of Arachis hypogaea cultivar Tifrunner chromosome 20, arahy.Tifrunner.gnm2.J5K5, whole genome shotgun sequence DNA includes these proteins:
- the LOC112785358 gene encoding serine/threonine-protein phosphatase 7 long form homolog translates to MEDGRPVWEWFQELFSELLPSDKVKQFTVHFTWFHRRFTVLPVYASKDTVRIYARAYIMMLLSTPLFSDKSVNQVHIQWLPFVARLDDMGTYSWGSTALAWLIDACVRWPTEMSQTWQAPYSYYSLESSSGSPLSGRMDLTTFLFRRHPVPTSDGKEQRIIQFCLALDRLGGQDPYDMLDVLSIVHPKILVEEHGRLWRTDTGLIYFAVNEWHQVDRVVSQLGGVQHGPDTALNIDWLHGKDGRSGDKWFLTYFQTWHLHWDNIVDSILTIQRVADPGQSAKFLDWWYCIAHRFLLPDAAFTDPRVEEIPNNAFHRGSS, encoded by the exons ATGGAGGATGGCAGACCGGTTTGGGAGTGGTTTCAGGAGTTATTTAGCGAGTTGCTGCCGTCGGATAAGGTTAAGCAGTTCACAGTCCATTTCACATGGTTCCATAGGAGGTTCACGGTGCTACCAGTTTATGCGAGTAAGGATACTGTACGTATATACGCACGTGCATACATTATGATGCTGCTATCCACTCCGCTGTTTAGTGACAAGAGTGTGAATCAGGTACATATTCAATGGTTGCCATTTGTGGCGAGGCTTGACGACATGGGTACTTACAGCTGGGGTTCAACTGCGTTGGCATGGCTAATTGATGCATGTGTCAGGTGGCCAACAGAAATGTCACAAACTTGGCAAGCCCCCTACAGCTACTACAGTCTTGAATCTTCTAGCGGTTCTCCACTCTCAGGCCGCATGGATTTGACAACTTTTCTTTTCCGTCGGCATCCAG TACCCACATCTGATGGGAAGGAGCAAAGAATTATCCAGTTTTGCCTTGCATTAGACCGGCTGGGTGGTCAAGAC CCTTATGATATGCTTGACGTACTTTCCATTGTTCATCCAAAGATTCTAGTTGAGGAGCACGGTCGGTTATGGCGGACGGACACTGGCCTGATATATTTTGCTGTCAATGAGTGGCATCAAGTTGATAGGGTGGTCTCACAGCTCGGTGGCGTACAGCATGGACCTGACACAGCGTTGAACATAGACTGGCTTCATGGCAAGGATGGTAGGAGTGGAGATAAGTGGTTCCTTACTTATTTTCAGACATGGCATTTGCATTGGGATAACATAGTTGATTCTATCCTGACTATCCAGAGAGTGGCTGATCCAGGTCAGTCTGCGAAGTTCCTAGACTGGTGGTACTGTATAGCACATAGGTTTCTGTTGCCGGATGCTGCATTTACCGATCCTAGGGTGGAGGAGATTCCAAATAATGCCTTCCACAGAGGGTCGTCGTAG
- the LOC112784419 gene encoding sodium/pyruvate cotransporter BASS2, chloroplastic isoform X1, protein MASSSSSSCYSSVSRLILRDNRVLPSDPLFRSTPSTSSWNTHLDVKGDIFLRYNGTSSCSIRSELRGSLTPIIHEVSRRKFQMLCKASTNVSGDVPESSGGLSQYEKVIETLTTLFPVWVILGAIVGIYKPAAVTWLETDLFTLGLGFLMLSMGLTLTFEDFRRCLRNPWTVGVGFLAQYLIKPMLGFGIAMTLKLPASLATGLILVSCCPGGQASNVATYISKGNVALSVLMTTCSTIGAIIMTPLLTKLLAGQLVPVDAAGLAISTFQVVLVPTIVGVLANEYFPKFTAKIITVTPLIGVILTTLLCASPIGQVSEVLKTQGAQLILPVVFLHAAAFALGYWVSKKSFGESTSRTISIECGMQSSALGFLLAQKHFSNPLVAVPSAVSVVCMALGGSALAVYWRNRPIPLDDKDDFKE, encoded by the exons atggcttcttcttcttcttcttcatgttaTTCTTCAGTGTCTAGACTCATTCTCAGAGACAATAGGGTTCTCCCATCGGATCCTCTGTTTAGGTCAACGCCTTCAACTTCTTCTTGGAATACCCATCTTG ATGTAAAAGGCGACATTTTTCTGCGGTATAATGGAACAAGCAGCTGTTCAATCCGGAGCGAGTTGCGGGGTTCGTTGACTCCCATTATCCATGAAGTTTCTAGAAG AAAGTTCCAAATGTTGTGCAAGGCTTCAACAAATGTATCTGGGGATGTTCCTGAAAGTTCTGGGGGATTGAGCCAGTATGAGAAAGTGATTGAAACATTAACCACTCTTTTTCCTGTATGG GTCATCTTGGGGGCTATCGTTGGCATTTACAAGCCAGCTgct GTAACTTGGTTGGAGACAGACCTTTTTACTCTTGGTTTGGGTTTCCTTATGCTGTCCATGGGCTTGACATTGACGTTTGAGGATTTCAGGCGATGTTTGCGAAATCCGTGGACA GTCGGTGTAGGGTTTCTTGCACAATATTTGATCAAACCCATGCTAGGCTTTGGCATCGCAATG ACTCTAAAACTTCCAGCTTCTCTTGCAACTGGTCTGATTCTGGTCTCGTGTTGTCCTGGAGGTCAGGCATCCAATGTTGCAACATACATATCCAAAGGAAATGTTGCACTTTCTGTTCTAATGACAAC GTGTTCAACTATTGGAGCTATCATTATGACACCACTCCTTACTAAGCTTCTTGCAGGCCAACTTGTTCCAGTTGATGCTGCT ggTCTGGCTATTAGTACCTTTCAGGTTGTTTTAGTCCCAACAATCGTGGGAG TTTTGGCAAATGAATATTTTCCCAAGTTCACTGCAAAGATAATCACTGTTACGCCTTTGATAGGAGTTATTCTAACGACCCTTCTTTGTGCTAGCCCC ATTGGGCAAGTTTCGGAAGTCTTGAAAACTCAAGGAGCGCAGCTAATACTGCCGGTTGTTTTCCTACATGCTGCAGCATTTGCTCTTGGTTATTGGGTTTCAAAAAAATCATTTGGGGAATCCACATCCCGCACAATATCTATAGAGTGTGGGATGCAG AGCTCCGCACTCGGATTTTTGCTTGCTCAGAAGCACTTTTCTAACCCTCTTGTAGCTGTTCCTTCGGCCGTGAGTGTAGTTTGCATGGCA CTTGGAGGGAGTGCTCTTGCTGTCTATTGGAGGAATAGGCCAATCCCTCTTGATGACAAAGATGACTtcaaagaatga
- the LOC112784419 gene encoding sodium/pyruvate cotransporter BASS2, chloroplastic isoform X2, which yields MWNNLCFSMFRKFQMLCKASTNVSGDVPESSGGLSQYEKVIETLTTLFPVWVILGAIVGIYKPAAVTWLETDLFTLGLGFLMLSMGLTLTFEDFRRCLRNPWTVGVGFLAQYLIKPMLGFGIAMTLKLPASLATGLILVSCCPGGQASNVATYISKGNVALSVLMTTCSTIGAIIMTPLLTKLLAGQLVPVDAAGLAISTFQVVLVPTIVGVLANEYFPKFTAKIITVTPLIGVILTTLLCASPIGQVSEVLKTQGAQLILPVVFLHAAAFALGYWVSKKSFGESTSRTISIECGMQSSALGFLLAQKHFSNPLVAVPSAVSVVCMALGGSALAVYWRNRPIPLDDKDDFKE from the exons ATGTGGAACAACTTGTGTTTTTCTATGTTTAGAAAGTTCCAAATGTTGTGCAAGGCTTCAACAAATGTATCTGGGGATGTTCCTGAAAGTTCTGGGGGATTGAGCCAGTATGAGAAAGTGATTGAAACATTAACCACTCTTTTTCCTGTATGG GTCATCTTGGGGGCTATCGTTGGCATTTACAAGCCAGCTgct GTAACTTGGTTGGAGACAGACCTTTTTACTCTTGGTTTGGGTTTCCTTATGCTGTCCATGGGCTTGACATTGACGTTTGAGGATTTCAGGCGATGTTTGCGAAATCCGTGGACA GTCGGTGTAGGGTTTCTTGCACAATATTTGATCAAACCCATGCTAGGCTTTGGCATCGCAATG ACTCTAAAACTTCCAGCTTCTCTTGCAACTGGTCTGATTCTGGTCTCGTGTTGTCCTGGAGGTCAGGCATCCAATGTTGCAACATACATATCCAAAGGAAATGTTGCACTTTCTGTTCTAATGACAAC GTGTTCAACTATTGGAGCTATCATTATGACACCACTCCTTACTAAGCTTCTTGCAGGCCAACTTGTTCCAGTTGATGCTGCT ggTCTGGCTATTAGTACCTTTCAGGTTGTTTTAGTCCCAACAATCGTGGGAG TTTTGGCAAATGAATATTTTCCCAAGTTCACTGCAAAGATAATCACTGTTACGCCTTTGATAGGAGTTATTCTAACGACCCTTCTTTGTGCTAGCCCC ATTGGGCAAGTTTCGGAAGTCTTGAAAACTCAAGGAGCGCAGCTAATACTGCCGGTTGTTTTCCTACATGCTGCAGCATTTGCTCTTGGTTATTGGGTTTCAAAAAAATCATTTGGGGAATCCACATCCCGCACAATATCTATAGAGTGTGGGATGCAG AGCTCCGCACTCGGATTTTTGCTTGCTCAGAAGCACTTTTCTAACCCTCTTGTAGCTGTTCCTTCGGCCGTGAGTGTAGTTTGCATGGCA CTTGGAGGGAGTGCTCTTGCTGTCTATTGGAGGAATAGGCCAATCCCTCTTGATGACAAAGATGACTtcaaagaatga